The Acidobacteriota bacterium genome has a segment encoding these proteins:
- the argF gene encoding ornithine carbamoyltransferase, giving the protein MNLSNFLRDDDLSREGFFELFELAAEVKRTPGKFRAALEGRTLAMIFQKPSTRTRVSFEAGMAQLGGHALYLNPRDLQLGRGETIPDMARVLSRYVDAAMARVFAQEDVETLAEAASVPVVNGLSDLLHPCQALADFFTLREKLNKLEGLRVCYVGDGNNVAHSLMLAGAILGADVAVACPEGYEPDADIVKRAGELGAAPSSPDSSRGLRITHRVAEAVSEANVVYTDVWASMGQEAEHEERLKIFKDYSVTPDLMRKAKKGALFMHCLPAHRGEEVVDEVIDSDASIVWDQAENRLHTEKALLLKLLGAA; this is encoded by the coding sequence ATGAACCTTAGCAATTTTCTGCGTGACGACGACCTGAGCCGCGAGGGCTTCTTTGAGCTTTTCGAGCTTGCCGCGGAGGTCAAGCGCACGCCGGGGAAATTCCGCGCGGCGCTTGAGGGGCGGACGCTCGCCATGATCTTCCAGAAGCCCTCGACGCGGACGCGCGTCTCCTTCGAGGCGGGGATGGCGCAGCTCGGCGGGCATGCCCTGTACCTCAACCCGCGCGACCTCCAGCTCGGCCGCGGCGAGACCATACCGGACATGGCGCGGGTGCTTTCGCGCTACGTGGACGCGGCCATGGCCCGGGTCTTCGCCCAGGAGGACGTCGAGACGCTGGCCGAGGCCGCGAGCGTCCCCGTCGTGAACGGCCTCTCCGACCTGCTGCACCCCTGCCAGGCGCTCGCGGACTTCTTCACGCTGCGCGAAAAGCTCAATAAACTCGAAGGGCTGCGGGTCTGCTACGTGGGAGACGGAAACAACGTCGCGCACTCCCTCATGCTCGCGGGCGCCATCCTGGGCGCGGACGTGGCGGTCGCCTGCCCCGAAGGCTACGAGCCCGACGCCGACATCGTCAAGCGCGCCGGGGAGCTCGGCGCCGCCCCTTCGAGCCCCGACTCGAGCCGGGGACTCAGGATCACGCACCGCGTCGCGGAGGCCGTCTCGGAAGCGAACGTCGTCTACACCGACGTCTGGGCCTCGATGGGCCAGGAAGCGGAACACGAGGAGCGCCTAAAAATTTTCAAAGACTACAGCGTCACGCCCGACTTGATGCGGAAGGCCAAGAAAGGCGCGCTCTTCATGCACTGCCTGCCGGCGCACCGGGGCGAGGAGGTCGTGGACGAGGTCATCGACTCCGACGCGTCCATCGTCTGGGACCAGGCCGAGAACCGCCTCCACACGGAGAAGGCGCTCCTGCTGAAGCTGCTCGGTGCCGCCTGA
- a CDS encoding PKD domain-containing protein produces MKKTLAFSLLISGALLGYWACTTDEIAGPPIMPLCPSVNVASDSAAVCSGNPVTLTANTSGGTAACDDCADIDCTNGIDDDGDSSIDETDCTNSIDDDADGLVDEESEIYVILWNTGDNTQVITKNPTATTTYTVTVTDAGGCSKSSSKTVLVDPVVMVAASVLPLTGNSQVTNTPDVGGTVFNFTGLATGGIGIVDTSYSWTFGDGNTANTQNPTHTYVSPGTYSVTLTVTDDCTTTATDSSISIVVS; encoded by the coding sequence ATGAAAAAGACCCTCGCGTTTAGCCTTTTGATATCGGGGGCCCTGTTGGGCTATTGGGCGTGCACCACCGACGAGATAGCGGGCCCGCCGATTATGCCGCTCTGTCCTAGTGTCAACGTTGCTTCGGACTCAGCGGCGGTCTGTTCGGGCAATCCTGTGACGCTCACCGCGAATACATCGGGAGGGACTGCAGCGTGTGATGACTGTGCCGACATCGATTGCACCAACGGCATCGACGACGACGGGGACAGCTCCATAGACGAGACCGATTGCACCAACAGTATTGACGACGACGCGGACGGCTTGGTCGATGAGGAAAGTGAAATTTACGTGATCCTGTGGAACACTGGGGATAATACGCAGGTGATCACCAAGAACCCGACGGCGACGACGACGTACACGGTGACGGTGACGGACGCGGGCGGGTGCTCGAAATCAAGCAGCAAGACGGTCCTGGTGGACCCGGTGGTTATGGTTGCGGCGAGCGTACTTCCCCTGACGGGGAATTCGCAAGTAACCAATACTCCTGATGTTGGAGGAACGGTCTTTAACTTTACGGGCTTAGCGACAGGCGGTATTGGTATTGTAGATACGTCGTATAGCTGGACTTTCGGAGACGGCAACACCGCAAACACCCAGAATCCCACGCACACCTATGTGAGCCCAGGCACGTATTCCGTGACGCTGACGGTGACCGACGATTGCACTACGACGGCAACGGATTCGTCCATCAGCATCGTCGTTTCCTAG
- a CDS encoding chemotaxis protein CheA: protein MSREKETARREFVSEAEEIIEALSGDVAGFETGLKAGAVKPAVVNKIFREVHSLKGLAGMLGFEKVSTLSHDLEDLLDRLRLGKIPPSHGLVNILFESIELLNQLVASISRQGEEGEVDVVPLTSQIHTLAMQRAEAAEDVSLDWLDLDESTRKSFTEYEEHRLLENLRQQNAIYGVTVGFAFDVFDAELKKVTDALNEEGEVISTLPSSGGAEPDKIFFRLIFASNLPGDKVEALAAPFGGGVQPLLKRAFGPPTLPAPPPPVPEAEETLGVGDADLKSISSTVRVDIQKLDAVMNIVGELVLSKTALLRLSRQAASEHGSTPLAFELVKAARTLDRKVAALQASIIDVRMVPIGQIFNKLSRAARKISARNRKKIDLRFSGGDTELDKVMIEEITNPFLHLIRNAIDHGVESPEGRRERGKPEEGVVELKAYQKGNSVVVEISDDGSGIRPERIREAAVQQDIIVPDAELTFDECINLIFKPGFSSAKMVSDISGRGVGLDVVKANIMRLKGSIQVHSEPGQGTTFQIVLPITLAILQVLLVESGGKRFAIPLTSVSESLRITPEQIKTVEHREVYHLRDQTLPLIRLERFFNLAAPESPSGTTSPAAARNGRLFVVVVQAAERRAGLVVERLAGEQEVVIKSIGTTLSGLAGLAGVCELGENELVLVLDIGSLLEGVLEERSAAAAPTT from the coding sequence ATGAGCCGCGAAAAGGAAACGGCCCGCCGCGAGTTCGTTTCCGAAGCCGAGGAAATCATCGAGGCGCTCTCCGGCGACGTGGCGGGCTTCGAGACGGGCCTCAAGGCCGGTGCCGTAAAGCCCGCCGTGGTAAACAAGATTTTCCGCGAGGTGCATTCCCTGAAGGGGCTCGCGGGCATGCTGGGTTTTGAAAAGGTTTCGACACTGAGTCATGATTTGGAGGACCTGCTGGACCGTCTTCGCCTTGGGAAAATTCCGCCTTCGCATGGGCTCGTGAACATTCTGTTCGAGTCGATCGAGCTTTTGAACCAGCTCGTCGCGAGCATCAGCCGGCAGGGGGAAGAAGGGGAGGTCGACGTCGTGCCGCTTACGAGCCAGATTCACACGCTGGCGATGCAGAGAGCCGAGGCGGCTGAGGACGTGTCGCTCGACTGGCTGGATTTGGACGAATCGACGCGCAAGTCGTTCACGGAGTACGAGGAACACCGTCTTTTGGAAAACCTCCGCCAGCAAAACGCGATCTACGGCGTGACGGTCGGCTTCGCCTTCGACGTGTTTGACGCGGAGCTCAAGAAGGTCACGGACGCCCTCAACGAGGAGGGCGAGGTCATCAGCACGCTTCCTTCGAGCGGGGGGGCGGAGCCGGATAAAATTTTCTTTCGGCTGATCTTCGCCTCCAATCTCCCCGGTGACAAGGTCGAAGCGCTCGCGGCGCCCTTCGGCGGAGGCGTGCAGCCCCTGCTCAAGCGCGCATTCGGGCCACCAACGCTGCCTGCACCTCCACCGCCGGTTCCCGAAGCCGAGGAAACCCTCGGCGTGGGGGACGCCGATCTCAAGAGCATCAGCTCGACGGTGCGGGTGGACATCCAAAAGCTCGACGCGGTCATGAACATCGTGGGCGAGTTGGTCCTCAGCAAGACCGCCCTTCTGCGCCTGAGCCGCCAGGCGGCCTCCGAGCACGGCTCCACGCCGCTTGCCTTCGAGCTCGTCAAAGCCGCGCGCACCCTGGATCGCAAGGTGGCCGCCCTGCAGGCGAGCATCATCGACGTGCGCATGGTGCCCATCGGCCAGATTTTCAACAAACTCTCGCGCGCCGCGCGCAAGATCTCGGCCCGCAACCGGAAAAAGATCGACTTGCGCTTCTCCGGCGGCGACACCGAGCTTGACAAGGTGATGATCGAGGAAATCACCAACCCGTTCCTGCACCTTATCCGAAACGCCATCGACCATGGGGTCGAGTCCCCCGAGGGGCGCCGGGAGAGGGGCAAGCCCGAGGAGGGCGTGGTGGAGTTGAAGGCGTACCAGAAGGGTAACTCGGTGGTCGTTGAAATTTCCGACGACGGCAGCGGCATCCGGCCCGAGAGGATTCGCGAGGCGGCCGTCCAGCAGGACATCATCGTCCCGGACGCGGAGCTGACCTTCGACGAGTGCATCAACCTCATTTTCAAGCCCGGGTTCTCGTCTGCCAAGATGGTGAGCGACATTTCCGGACGCGGCGTCGGGCTGGACGTGGTCAAGGCCAACATCATGCGTCTCAAAGGCTCGATTCAGGTGCACTCCGAGCCCGGGCAGGGCACGACCTTTCAGATCGTGCTTCCCATCACGCTTGCCATTCTGCAGGTGCTCCTCGTGGAAAGCGGCGGCAAGCGCTTCGCCATTCCGCTCACGTCCGTTTCGGAAAGCCTGCGCATCACGCCCGAGCAGATCAAGACGGTGGAGCACCGCGAGGTTTATCACCTGCGCGACCAGACCCTGCCACTGATCCGCCTGGAGCGCTTTTTCAATCTTGCCGCCCCCGAGTCGCCTTCGGGGACGACCTCACCGGCCGCCGCCAGAAACGGCCGCCTCTTCGTGGTGGTCGTGCAGGCCGCGGAGCGGCGGGCCGGACTCGTCGTGGAGCGGCTCGCGGGCGAGCAGGAAGTGGTCATCAAATCGATCGGGACGACGCTCTCGGGGCTTGCGGGCCTGGCCGGGGTGTGCGAGCTCGGTGAGAACGAGCTTGTCCTGGTGCTCGACATCGGCTCGCTCCTGGAAGGTGTGTTGGAGGAAAGAAGCGCGGCGGCGGCGCCCACAACGTGA
- a CDS encoding DoxX family membrane protein, whose translation MSSWLDCKWLHLACRVVLACVFVYASLHKISDPAAFAQNIQNYRMMPLWSTNLLAIYLPWLELLAGIFLLVGFWIRASAVALAGLSGLFIVGLTQAVVRGIELHCGCFSSAGEASGTGEMLLHIAGNAGLLAMGALLVARTRSAPEG comes from the coding sequence ATGAGCTCCTGGCTGGACTGCAAGTGGCTTCACCTGGCATGCCGCGTCGTGCTCGCCTGCGTTTTCGTGTACGCGAGCCTTCATAAAATTTCCGACCCAGCCGCCTTCGCCCAAAACATTCAAAACTACCGTATGATGCCGCTATGGAGCACGAATCTGCTTGCGATCTATCTCCCCTGGCTTGAGCTTCTGGCGGGGATTTTCCTCCTGGTCGGATTCTGGATCCGGGCGAGCGCGGTGGCGCTTGCGGGGCTTTCTGGGCTCTTTATCGTCGGCCTGACGCAGGCCGTCGTACGTGGCATCGAACTCCACTGCGGCTGTTTTTCGAGCGCGGGCGAGGCGTCCGGGACGGGTGAAATGCTTCTTCACATCGCAGGAAACGCCGGGCTGCTCGCCATGGGCGCGCTCTTGGTGGCGCGGACGCGCTCCGCGCCCGAAGGCTGA
- a CDS encoding DUF192 domain-containing protein encodes MSARFPASLVLCCLLATLLGASNCAQRAERNALAKPAAKPLARLASGKILSLEVRRTPDERALGLMFRENLSEEEGMLFVFPEDGLHAFWMKNMRFSIDILWLDARGVVVHAEESVPPCPDAGAGPCPSYAPPREARYVLEIPAGAAARNALRVGSHIALENLSGTPS; translated from the coding sequence ATGAGCGCCCGCTTTCCGGCTTCCCTTGTCCTCTGCTGCTTGCTGGCCACGTTGCTGGGCGCCTCCAACTGTGCGCAGCGCGCCGAGAGAAACGCCCTCGCCAAGCCCGCGGCAAAGCCCCTGGCGCGCCTCGCCTCGGGCAAGATTCTTTCGCTCGAAGTGCGCCGCACGCCCGATGAGCGGGCGCTCGGGCTGATGTTCAGAGAAAATCTCTCCGAGGAGGAAGGCATGCTCTTCGTCTTCCCCGAGGACGGCCTCCATGCGTTCTGGATGAAGAACATGCGCTTCTCCATCGACATCCTCTGGCTCGATGCGCGCGGCGTGGTGGTGCACGCCGAGGAGAGCGTTCCGCCCTGTCCCGACGCGGGCGCCGGGCCCTGCCCTTCCTACGCGCCGCCCCGAGAGGCGCGCTACGTGCTTGAAATCCCCGCGGGCGCCGCCGCCCGAAACGCCCTGCGCGTGGGCTCGCACATCGCCCTCGAAAATCTTTCCGGAACCCCCTCTTGA
- a CDS encoding 6,7-dimethyl-8-ribityllumazine synthase yields MQGMDEGSSLRVAVIASRFNTAVVDGLVQGALDALARSGVAADCCEVVRVPGAFELLAAARRALKLRYDAVVCLGAIVRGETPHYKHLADAVCHGLAELARESDVPLAFGVLTTDTAEQAFARSAANECNKGAEAAEAALEMVQLLRKWGGNGRPPSG; encoded by the coding sequence ATGCAAGGCATGGACGAGGGAAGCAGCCTGCGCGTAGCTGTTATTGCGAGCCGGTTTAACACGGCGGTGGTGGATGGGCTGGTTCAGGGAGCCCTCGACGCGCTCGCTCGCTCGGGCGTGGCGGCCGATTGCTGTGAGGTCGTGCGCGTGCCCGGGGCGTTTGAGCTGCTCGCGGCGGCACGCCGGGCCCTGAAACTCCGCTACGACGCCGTCGTGTGCCTGGGCGCCATCGTGCGCGGCGAGACGCCGCACTATAAGCACTTGGCGGACGCCGTGTGCCATGGTCTTGCTGAGTTGGCGCGCGAATCGGACGTGCCGCTTGCGTTCGGCGTGCTCACGACGGACACGGCGGAGCAGGCGTTCGCGCGCTCCGCCGCGAACGAGTGCAACAAGGGCGCCGAGGCCGCAGAGGCGGCGCTTGAAATGGTGCAACTCCTGCGAAAATGGGGCGGAAACGGCCGTCCCCCGTCGGGCTGA
- a CDS encoding DUF1573 domain-containing protein, giving the protein MKKYLWLVWIAGCVMISSPLSSFAQEEAKPQMKIPVREYNKGVVQKGEKVKYDFVVKNVGNATLNLLQVRPACGCTVAEFDKEVAPGEEGKISAAVDTKGFSYGQQVKTISVKTDDPVEPSVSLRISVVVSAYIRVLPNDRAVFSARKGYGDEKKLVLHAEDDKEEPFEVKSAVSDTEYIEVSYEKVKEHAVQVEPSVIARRGDYILTVKLSPETPVGYITGRSIIVKTTHAKMPEVKISLSVRVTAPPTEDAASNAKTPSSQAKPDQQAKPDQQAKPPLQVNPYPQAKPQ; this is encoded by the coding sequence ATGAAAAAATACCTCTGGCTGGTGTGGATTGCAGGGTGCGTTATGATTTCCTCGCCGCTTTCTTCGTTCGCCCAGGAAGAAGCAAAGCCGCAGATGAAAATTCCCGTCCGGGAATACAACAAGGGCGTGGTGCAGAAGGGCGAGAAAGTGAAGTACGACTTCGTCGTCAAGAACGTCGGCAACGCTACGCTTAATCTTCTCCAGGTGCGCCCGGCGTGCGGTTGCACGGTGGCAGAGTTCGACAAGGAAGTCGCGCCGGGCGAAGAGGGAAAAATTTCCGCCGCCGTCGACACGAAAGGCTTCTCCTACGGCCAGCAGGTCAAAACGATCAGCGTCAAAACCGACGACCCGGTCGAGCCGAGCGTTTCGCTCCGCATAAGTGTGGTTGTCTCGGCCTACATCCGGGTGCTTCCCAACGACAGGGCTGTCTTCAGTGCCCGCAAGGGCTACGGCGACGAGAAGAAGCTCGTCCTACACGCCGAGGACGACAAGGAAGAACCCTTCGAGGTCAAGTCCGCCGTCTCGGACACCGAATACATAGAGGTGTCATACGAAAAAGTGAAGGAGCATGCCGTTCAGGTGGAGCCGAGCGTCATCGCCCGCCGGGGCGATTACATCCTTACGGTCAAGCTTTCTCCCGAAACGCCAGTAGGATACATCACGGGGCGCAGCATCATCGTCAAGACCACGCATGCGAAAATGCCCGAAGTCAAGATCAGCCTTTCGGTGCGCGTGACGGCTCCTCCCACGGAGGACGCGGCGTCAAATGCCAAAACACCCTCCTCGCAGGCCAAACCGGACCAGCAGGCCAAACCGGACCAGCAGGCCAAACCGCCATTGCAGGTCAACCCGTACCCGCAGGCAAAACCGCAATAA
- a CDS encoding AAA family ATPase, whose translation MYESFFGLSERPFSTTPDPRFLYESRQHREALARLEYACEEREIALLTGEIGAGKTLLSRALMDRLSREYRVVLLINPHLTPKEFLTAICKHLDIPHDCPRSRMMDALHDHLYRLHEEGVALVLMLDEAQFVPTKSTFDEIRLLTNFQLDDAGLLSVILIGQPELRTRLERPAYRALAQRIGLRYHLVPLDREETGAYVRFRLSVAEARGELFDEASLDVLHEGSEGIPRLINRLAHASLIEAYGRESRRVTADITRNAIDDFLHHGQPPPAPPAERQEISAQGKGARSARKGVLSSGAMEQEIRAKER comes from the coding sequence ATGTACGAGTCCTTCTTCGGTTTGAGCGAACGCCCCTTTTCGACGACGCCGGACCCGCGGTTTCTCTACGAGAGCCGCCAGCACCGCGAGGCGCTGGCGCGCCTCGAGTACGCGTGCGAGGAGCGGGAGATCGCGCTCCTTACGGGCGAGATAGGGGCGGGCAAAACGCTGCTTTCCCGCGCCCTGATGGACCGCCTCTCCCGCGAATACCGCGTGGTTCTTCTTATCAACCCCCACCTGACGCCGAAGGAATTTCTGACCGCCATCTGCAAGCACCTCGACATCCCGCACGACTGCCCGCGCAGCCGGATGATGGACGCCCTCCATGACCATCTCTACCGCCTGCACGAAGAGGGCGTCGCCCTGGTGCTGATGCTCGACGAGGCCCAGTTCGTGCCCACGAAGAGCACGTTCGACGAGATTCGCCTGCTTACGAATTTCCAACTCGACGACGCGGGCCTGCTTTCCGTGATTCTCATCGGGCAGCCGGAACTCCGGACGCGCCTCGAACGGCCGGCGTACCGCGCCCTGGCCCAGCGCATCGGGCTGCGCTACCATTTAGTCCCCCTTGACCGCGAGGAGACGGGCGCCTATGTGCGGTTCCGCTTGAGCGTGGCCGAAGCGCGGGGGGAGTTGTTCGACGAGGCGTCCCTCGACGTGCTCCACGAGGGCTCGGAAGGCATTCCCCGGTTGATCAACCGCCTGGCACACGCGTCCCTGATCGAGGCCTACGGCCGCGAGTCGCGCCGCGTCACGGCGGACATCACCCGAAACGCCATCGATGATTTCCTGCATCACGGGCAGCCGCCTCCCGCGCCGCCCGCCGAAAGGCAAGAAATTTCCGCTCAGGGCAAGGGCGCGCGTTCGGCCCGCAAGGGTGTTCTCTCCTCCGGTGCCATGGAGCAAGAGATTCGAGCCAAGGAGCGCTGA
- the nusB gene encoding transcription antitermination factor NusB — protein sequence MGRRRQARICALQILYQLEVTGRSMEEVTRGFWTDTHAGPRVRDYADRLVRSAMGRLAEWDAAIEGALLNWKLERLAAMDRNLMRLAAAEYETTEVPRKVVLNEAIEMAKEFGTERSPEFINGVLDRVLKPERGKDEPPATPAHDAHEEKR from the coding sequence ATGGGGCGCCGCCGCCAGGCACGAATTTGCGCCCTTCAAATCCTCTACCAGCTGGAAGTCACGGGACGTTCCATGGAAGAGGTCACGCGGGGCTTCTGGACCGATACGCACGCCGGGCCCCGGGTGCGGGACTACGCCGATCGGCTTGTGCGCAGCGCTATGGGGCGCTTGGCGGAATGGGACGCTGCGATTGAGGGTGCGCTCCTCAATTGGAAGCTGGAGCGCCTTGCCGCCATGGACCGCAACCTGATGCGGCTTGCGGCGGCGGAGTACGAAACGACGGAAGTTCCTCGAAAGGTGGTCCTGAACGAGGCAATCGAAATGGCCAAGGAATTCGGCACAGAGCGTTCGCCGGAATTCATTAACGGTGTGCTTGACCGCGTGCTGAAACCGGAACGCGGAAAGGACGAGCCGCCGGCGACGCCTGCCCATGATGCGCATGAAGAGAAAAGATAG
- a CDS encoding response regulator, with translation MRGSLEDLALSDILHIVFLSKRTGILILTTEQGKSSILFKNGRVVSVHASGQETPPLGEMLVQQGLLSKDMLGQVLATGDSRPLGVRLVELGIPHEQIEQAVRQQIMGVLQELLKVEEGTFAFELMENLPVDGLSAKEISLQDGIEPDDVLEAKEGYTPSALAMPFKMQPEDIHPDSVVEGAEHYAISTSAAPPTQPAAADKEEDLEVDFVMAEGAPEAPAAPAPSAEQVSPAAPAPSAEQGSPAPPQSEEPPPSKPGGAPVILADDDALFRLHLEGVLLQQGYRVYAVESAGEAVRTAKTLRGQGELPVVVSDLLMRSSGGKGLLGGLEVLEEVKRIDGALPVVMMTDHLDPKVRHEAYRLGVSNYLIKPDISEIEIADLEEDLQQFSEDIHYIVRRLVRGGARDLAAFPSLAAVQAASQPGPRSEQVTNATFIEAAKPSEKQLRAIRALVRELQDPTETTEISLLILRLAAEFFDRAILFLVKQDKVYGLGGFGETGDKESINDKVRRIQIDRHADSVFRKIIESRQTHRGKLKDTMHNRLLIENLGKRAPTEIVVVPLVSRRRVLAALYGDNAHHHKPFGNIEGLEIFMSQAGIAMENAILHRQLQARA, from the coding sequence ATGAGAGGAAGCCTCGAAGACCTCGCCCTCTCCGACATTTTGCACATTGTGTTTCTGAGCAAACGCACGGGCATCCTTATTCTCACCACGGAACAAGGCAAGAGCTCGATCCTCTTCAAGAACGGCCGCGTGGTCAGCGTTCATGCCTCCGGGCAGGAAACGCCTCCCCTCGGCGAGATGCTGGTGCAGCAGGGGCTTCTTTCGAAGGACATGCTCGGCCAGGTGCTCGCCACGGGGGACAGCCGCCCGCTGGGCGTCCGCTTGGTCGAGCTCGGCATCCCGCATGAGCAGATCGAGCAGGCCGTGCGCCAGCAAATCATGGGCGTGCTCCAGGAGCTTCTCAAGGTCGAGGAAGGGACTTTTGCTTTCGAGCTGATGGAGAATCTTCCGGTGGACGGCCTCAGCGCCAAAGAGATTTCCCTTCAAGACGGCATCGAGCCCGACGACGTGCTCGAGGCGAAAGAAGGTTACACGCCGTCCGCCCTTGCGATGCCTTTCAAGATGCAGCCCGAGGATATCCATCCTGATTCGGTGGTGGAAGGGGCGGAGCACTACGCCATCTCGACGTCGGCCGCGCCGCCGACGCAGCCGGCCGCAGCCGACAAGGAAGAGGACCTGGAAGTGGACTTCGTGATGGCGGAGGGCGCCCCCGAGGCACCCGCCGCGCCGGCTCCCTCCGCGGAACAGGTTTCTCCCGCCGCGCCGGCTCCCTCCGCGGAACAGGGTTCGCCCGCCCCCCCTCAGAGCGAGGAGCCTCCGCCTTCCAAACCCGGGGGGGCGCCGGTCATCCTCGCGGACGACGACGCGCTTTTCCGCTTGCATCTCGAAGGTGTCCTGTTGCAGCAGGGCTACCGCGTTTATGCGGTCGAATCGGCCGGAGAGGCCGTCAGGACCGCCAAAACGCTTCGTGGGCAGGGCGAGCTTCCCGTCGTGGTCAGCGACCTTCTTATGCGCTCCAGCGGCGGAAAAGGGCTTCTGGGCGGCCTGGAGGTTCTCGAAGAAGTCAAGCGAATCGACGGGGCCCTTCCCGTGGTCATGATGACCGACCACCTTGACCCCAAGGTGCGCCATGAAGCCTATCGCCTGGGCGTGAGCAACTACCTCATCAAGCCCGACATCTCGGAGATTGAGATTGCCGACCTTGAAGAGGACTTGCAGCAGTTCTCGGAGGACATCCACTACATCGTGCGGCGGCTGGTGCGCGGGGGCGCCAGAGACCTCGCGGCGTTTCCCTCCCTCGCCGCCGTGCAGGCTGCTTCCCAGCCTGGCCCGCGAAGCGAGCAGGTAACGAATGCCACGTTCATCGAGGCCGCGAAACCCTCCGAGAAGCAGTTGCGGGCCATTCGCGCGCTGGTGCGGGAACTTCAAGATCCCACGGAGACCACCGAGATTTCCCTTCTCATTCTCCGTCTCGCGGCAGAGTTTTTCGACCGGGCGATTTTGTTCCTCGTCAAGCAGGACAAGGTCTACGGACTTGGGGGCTTCGGTGAGACGGGCGACAAGGAAAGCATCAACGACAAGGTGCGCCGCATCCAGATCGACCGGCATGCGGACAGCGTCTTCCGGAAAATCATCGAAAGCCGCCAGACGCATCGGGGCAAGCTCAAGGACACCATGCACAATCGCCTGCTGATTGAGAACCTCGGCAAGCGGGCGCCTACGGAAATTGTCGTCGTGCCGCTGGTGAGCCGCCGGCGCGTGCTCGCCGCACTCTACGGCGACAACGCGCACCACCACAAGCCTTTCGGCAACATCGAGGGGCTGGAAATTTTTATGAGTCAGGCGGGCATCGCCATGGAGAACGCCATCCTCCACCGCCAGCTCCAGGCAAGGGCATGA
- a CDS encoding response regulator yields the protein MTPETPHAASILIAEDSAPMRNFLCAALEDRLDDVEVVTAESGFAALRLLPSRSFQLLITDINMPDINGLELIHYLRENEHYRHIPILIVSTEASEEDRKRGLALGADAYLNKPFDPEALESAVAPLLGRKEKS from the coding sequence ATGACCCCGGAGACGCCGCACGCCGCGTCCATCCTGATTGCCGAAGATTCGGCGCCCATGCGCAACTTCCTCTGCGCGGCTCTCGAAGACCGCCTCGACGACGTGGAGGTCGTTACGGCCGAAAGCGGCTTCGCCGCGCTCAGGCTCCTGCCCTCCCGCTCCTTCCAGCTTCTCATCACGGACATCAATATGCCCGACATCAACGGCCTTGAGCTCATCCACTACCTCAGGGAGAACGAGCACTACCGCCACATTCCCATCCTTATCGTTTCCACGGAGGCAAGCGAGGAGGACCGCAAGCGCGGCCTCGCGCTGGGGGCGGACGCCTACCTCAACAAGCCCTTCGACCCCGAGGCGCTCGAGTCGGCGGTTGCGCCGCTCTTGGGCCGGAAGGAGAAATCATGA
- a CDS encoding rhodanese-like domain-containing protein — MPSIPCLCRELALLLVLSAAVAGLYNATAEEPLAWIAKERVLEEADISRFLEEDAPPYDPLAGKEPPPAAGPSAPQRVTLEQAHALFAAQKAVFVDAREAHEYESGHIAGALNIPEEHWEDYGHLFEKLEGRPIVVYCGGAECKASIHLGDSLSEFGYAPVYVFFGGWQEWLAAGHPTEGAVE, encoded by the coding sequence ATGCCTTCCATACCATGTCTATGTCGTGAACTGGCGCTCCTGCTGGTGCTGAGCGCGGCGGTCGCGGGGCTCTATAACGCCACGGCCGAGGAGCCGCTTGCGTGGATCGCCAAGGAGCGCGTTCTGGAGGAGGCCGACATTTCGCGCTTTCTCGAAGAAGACGCCCCCCCCTACGACCCCCTGGCGGGCAAGGAGCCGCCTCCCGCGGCCGGGCCGAGCGCGCCGCAGCGCGTTACGCTCGAGCAGGCCCATGCGCTTTTCGCCGCACAGAAGGCGGTCTTCGTGGACGCCCGCGAGGCCCATGAATACGAGAGCGGCCATATCGCAGGCGCCCTGAACATCCCCGAGGAGCACTGGGAAGACTACGGCCATCTTTTTGAAAAGCTGGAGGGCCGCCCCATCGTGGTCTACTGCGGCGGCGCCGAATGCAAGGCGAGCATCCACCTGGGCGACAGCCTGTCGGAGTTCGGCTATGCGCCCGTCTACGTCTTCTTCGGGGGGTGGCAGGAATGGCTGGCGGCGGGACATCCGACGGAAGGAGCTGTCGAATGA